The following proteins are encoded in a genomic region of Tenebrio molitor chromosome 7, icTenMoli1.1, whole genome shotgun sequence:
- the LOC138134996 gene encoding uncharacterized protein, translated as MVVKFAFLLVLFVVLGTALADDVIVQLPDGIILGAKSESYTGKPYYMFQKIPYAAPPIGDLRFQPPVPPKKWEGALNATYLDAICYQISTDLPEETEDCLYVNVYTPELPSEDNNVAIPVLLYIYGGGFYEGHAMQYRRGPEYLIDHDVVIVTFNYRLGPLGFLSTEDTVVPGNNGLKDQQLAIKWVHENIHLFGGDPEKITIVGESAGGASVSHHLLNKNSEGLFRAAIMESGTAINPWSLQRNARQIAFSFGAVLNSTFSSVNDSQLLLEYLLTVSAKDLDDASVLVSGWAPVIEIEHDEAFITEKMYGLIRSGNFVKVPILMGINSEESLSGAGDLDALETLSEYYDNNLQALVPDDIIMLMSDQDQISFGSSVKFIYCGSGNFVDNVAAEVRFSSDTSFTRAIIKCAEMHSDFTDVYFYQFSYDGIMGNVTISLDGAEHVAHAEELRYIWRTTRDGYDNSDLSKFPAEDVTTQHRMLTLWTNFVKTLNPTPEPDDLLQNVTWPTTSVSAGDFFYLDIGENLEVKNHPKNDTYENWVQLYDLLDDEAFDTYFCCIFMKLNEGVIKGHVATIPQSVKKFYAFQQIPYAAPPVGELRFQPPQPVPKWEGVLDATKNTKICYQIGPNSDKESEDCLYLNVYTPQLPSKTSNASLPVMVYFHGGGFILGDSTHQSYGPEFLVSKDVVVVTLNYRLGVFGFLSTQDSVAVGNNGLKDQLYALQWVYQNINLFGGDRDKITIFGQSAGAASVGYHLISKKSRGLYRAAIMESSTAISPFGYQRNARYYGFKLGSYVNSTITEANSSEELLEVLLKASASDIDDAAEKIAQEETYDNVQLFQGYYFAPVIEVESEEAFLTEQMFEVINNGDANRVPIIIGINSEESLSQSTDLDFLSQLMAKYDEDLSALVPNDMNVKSELKNEAGAAIRQLYSEGDLLQNVPAAGVRYMSDTTFTRAVIKHASIQSGYSDVYFYQFSYDGKIGNVSVIVEGADRVGHNEENAYLWRIRNDMFDNYNFTIYPESDITTHNRLITLWTNFAKSMNPTPEKIYLLQNITWPVVSLEDNFPYLNIDENLEIKNYPKEASFSGWSQIYETYGQGPYDTY; from the exons ATGGTCGTAAAGTTTGCATTTTTACTGGTTCTCTTCGTAGTGTTAGGCACAGcg CTTGCAGACGATGTTATAGTACAATTACCTGATGGAATTATTCTTGGTGCTAAAAGTGAATCATATACTGGCAAACCATATTATATGTTCCAGAAAATTCCTTATGCCGCCCCACCAATCGGAGATCTTCGCTTTCAA CCTCCAGTACCTCCGAAAAAATGGGAAGGTGCTTTAAATGCCACGTATCTTGATGCAATATGCTACCAGATAAGTACTGATTTACCAGAAGAAACAGAAGATTGTCTGTATGTAAACGTGTATACACCAGAA cTTCCAAGTGAAGATAACAATGTCGCTATACCAGTACTTTTGTACATCTACGGTGGTGGCTTTTATGAGGGTCATGCTATGCAGTACCGACGTGGACCAGAGTATTTAATTGACCACGACGTTGTTATAGTAACATTTAATTATCGCTTGGGACCGCTGGGATTTTTATCAACTGAAGATACAGTTGTACCTGGAAATAACGGTCTGAAAGACCAGCAACTTGCAATAAAATGGGTTCACGAAAATATACACTTGTTTGGGGGAGAtcctgaaaaaattacaattgtgGGAGAAAGTGCTGGAGGGGCGTCTGTAAGCCACCAtctcttaaataaaaattcagaag GTTTATTCAGAGCTGCTATTATGGAAAGTGGCACAGCCATTAATCCGTGGTCTCTACAAAGAAATGCTAGACAAATTGCTTTCTCATTTGGTGCTGTTCTTAACAGCACTTTCAGTAGCGTCAATGACTCACAGTTGCTGCTAGAATATTTACTTACTGTATCTGCCAAAGATTTAGATGATGCGTCAGTACTAGTGTCTGGTTGG GCACCTGTTATAGAGATTGAACACGACGAAGCTTTTATTacagaaaaaatgtatggtCTTATTCGATCAGGAAATTTTGTAAAGGTTCCGATTTTGATGGGGATCAATTCTGAAGAATCTCTATCTGGTGCCGGTG ATCTGGACGCACTCGAAACGTTATCCGAGTACTACGACAACAATTTGCAAGCGCTAGTTCCAGATGACATTATCATGTTAATGAGTGATCAAGATCAAATTAGTTTTGGATCCTCggttaaattcatttattgcGGCAGTGGTAATTTTGTTGACAACGTAGCAGCAGAAGTCAGG TTTTCTAGTGACACCTCTTTCACCAGAGCTATCATCAAATGTGCCGAAATGCATTCAGATTTCACTGATGTTTATTTCTATCAGTTTTCATACGACGGTATCATGGGAAACGTCACTATTTCTTTAGACG GTGCTGAACACGTTGCTCATGCTGAAGAACTTCGCTACATATGGCGGACCACTAGAGATGGATACGATAATTCTGACCTTAGCAAGTTTCCAGCGGAAGATGTAACCACTCAACATCGCATGCTTACTCTTTGGACCAACTTCGTTAAAACTTT AAATCCAACACCTGAACCAGACGATCTTTTGCAAAATGTCACTTGGCCTACTACATCAGTCAGCGCAGGcgatttcttttatttagaTATTGGTGAAAATTTAGAAGTGAAAAATCACCCAAAAAATGATACTTACGAGAACTGGGTCCAACTTTATGATTTGCTAGATGATGAAGCTTTTGACACATAT ttttgttGCATATTTATGAAACTAAATGAAGGTGTGATTAAGGGCCACGTTGCCACTATTCCCCAAAGTGTTAAGAAATTTTATGCGTTTCAACAAATTCCATATGCTGCTCCTCCAGTTGGTGAATTACGGTTTCAG CCACCACAACCAGTTCCAAAGTGGGAAGGTGTTTTAGATGCAacgaaaaacacaaaaatttgctATCAGATTGGACCCAACTCCGATAAGGAGAGCGAAGATTGtctttatttaaatgtttacacACCACAA TTACCGTCCAAGACGAGTAACGCATCTTTACCAGTCATGGTTTATTTTCACGGAGGAGGTTTCATATTAGGCGATTCGACCCATCAGTCTTACGGACCAGAATTTCTCGTCAGCAAAGACGTAGTTGTTGTAACTTTAAACTATCGTTTGGGAGTTTTTG GTTTTCTCTCGACACAAGACAGTGTGGCAGTAGGTAACAACGGACTCAAAGACCAACTATATGCCTTGCAGTGGGTATATCAAAATATCAATCTGTTTGGAGGAGATCGGGACAAAATTACGATTTTTGGGCAAAGTGCGGGTGCTGCTTCAGTTGGGTACCATCTAATCAGCAAGAAGTCTAGAG GTTTGTATCGTGCCGCGATAATGGAAAGTAGTACTGCTATTAGTCCCTTCGGTTATCAAAGAAATGCCAGATATTATGGTTTCAAATTAGGGTCATACGTCAACTCTACGATAACTGAAGCCAATTCTTCTGAAGAGCTTTTAGAAGTGTTGCTTAAAGCGTCTGCATCAGATATAGATGATGCAGCAGAAAAAATAGCACAAGAA GAAACTTATGACaatgttcaattgtttcaaggCTATTACTTCGCACCTGTGATAGAGGTGGAATCAGAAGAAGCGTTCTTAACTGAGCAAATGTTTGAGGTGATTAATAATGGAGATGCTAATCGCGTTCCAATCATAATAGGAATTAATTCTGAAGAAAGTTTAAGTCAAAGTACAG ATTTAGATTTCTTGAGCCAACTGATGGCTAAGTATGATGAGGATTTGTCGGCTCTGGTACCAAACGACATGAATGTTAAatccgaattaaaaaatgaagcaGGTGCGGCTATAAGACAATTGTACAGTGAAGGCGatttattgcaaaatgttCCTGCAGCAGGTGTTAGA TACATGAGCGATACAACTTTTACGAGAGCGGTAATAAAACATGCTTCCATCCAGTCTGGATATTCTGATGTCTACTTCTATCAATTTTCGTACGATGGTAAAATCGGGAACGTTTCAGTTATTGTTGAAG GTGCTGATCGCGTTGGTCATAATGAGGAAAATGCATATCTTTGGAGAATTCGGAATGATATGTTtgataattacaattttactatTTATCCAGAGTCAGATATTACAACGCACAACCGTTTAATCACACTGTGGACAAATTTTGCCAAATCGAT GAATCCAACTCCGGAAAAAATCTATCTATTGCAAAATATAACTTGGCCGGTTGTATCGTTGGAAGACAATTTTCcatatttaaatattgatGAAAAcctagaaataaaaaattatcccAAGGAAGCTAGTTTCAGTGGTTGGAGTCAAATTTATGAAACATACGGTCAAGGACCTTATGACACATACTAA
- the LOC138134794 gene encoding juvenile hormone esterase-like — MLGLKYFFSCTIIIAIANSATLFREDLIVQTTNGQVQGRESSTIELGQSFYSFRGIPFAEAPIGELRFEPPVPKSNWDGIWDATEDRAHCVQGADPVMGEEDCLFINVYTPTKPSASCEPLPTMVWIYGGGFEGGDSTYDLYGPDYLLEKNVVVVSFNYRLGLLGFLSTGDTVAPGNNGLKDQLLALQWVRDNVRNFCGNPDDITLAGQSAGSASVAYHIQSPKSQGLFHRAIMQSGVSLSLWGLSRKVPEIVDLVAQDLGVDNSTSRSIVDGLKTFNTTYLQTKSSATITSAYLANNPREGFAVGPVVEPNHPDAFFTGKSHEIMSSGEFAKVPILMGFNSLEGTYNFELLFRLYLVQYDLNPVKLLPIDMNVDSSVASAAAKKLKSYYFGWIPVSMSNMELMRFLSDDQFVRSIREFARLAQKHVPVYMYRFSYEGGLWGYHNRTIAGVTHSEELGYYWRSKHDPASDHDLVIRSRMVALWTNFIKHGNPTPTNDPILQNMIWSPLGNDLTYLDIGEHLVLTKSPEKDNMAFWDDFYAEYGNPPYGTY; from the exons ATGTTGGGGCTGAAGTATTTCTTTAGCTGCACCATTATCATTGCGATAGCAAATTCTGCTACTCTG TTTAGGGAAGATCTTATTGTGCAAACTACAAATGGACAAGTACAAGGGCGAGAAAGCTCCACCATAGAATTAGGACAATCTTTTTATTCTTTCCGAGGAATACCGTTTGCCGAAGCTCCCATCGGCGAACTCAGATTTGAA CCTCCTGTACCCAAAAGCAATTGGGACGGAATCTGGGATGCCACGGAAGACAGAGCACATTGTGTTCAAGGCGCAGATCCGGTCATGGGTGAAGAAGATTGCTTGTTTATAAATGTCTACACCCCAACG AAACCATCTGCGTCTTGCGAACCTCTCCCCACGATGGTTTGGATTTACGGTGGAGGTTTTGAAGGTGGCGATTCAACGTATGACTTGTACGGTCCTGACTACCTCTTGGAAAAGAATGTCGTGGTGGTCAGTTTCAACTATCGACTGGGACTTTTGGGATTCTTGAGCACCGGCGACACCGTAGCTCCCGGAAACAACGGACTTAAGGATCAACTTCTTGCTCTGCAATGGGTTCGAGACAACGTCAGAAACTTCTGTGGTAACCCTGACGACATCACTCTCGCTGGTCAAAGTGCTGGTTCTGCTTCCGTCGCGTATCATATTCAATCACCGAAATCGCAAG GACTATTTCACAGGGCTATAATGCAGTCGGGTGTTAGTCTAAGTCTCTGGGGACTTAGCCGAAAAGTCCCTGAGATTGTAGATCTTGTAGCTCAAGACTTAGGTGTTGACAATTCCACGTCGAGAAGTATAGTCGACGGTTTGAAGACTTTTAACACTACTTATCTTCAGACTAAATCATCAGCCACAATTACAAGC GCGTATCTTGCTAATAATCCACGTGAAGGATTTGCAGTAGGTCCTGTAGTTGAGCCAAATCATCCTGACGCGTTCTTCACAGGAAAGAGTCATGAGATAATGTCAAGTGGTGAATTCGCCAAAGTGCCAATACTGATGGGATTCAATTCATTGGAAGGAACATACAATTTTGAAC ttcTGTTTCGTCTATATCTTGTCCAATATGATCTTAACCCAGTGAAACTTTTGCCGATTGATATGAACGTCGACAGTAGTGTAGCTTCAGCTGCCGCGAAGAAACTCAAGAGCTACTACTTTGGGTGGATTCCTGTCAGCATGTCCAACATGGAGTTAATGAGG TTCCTTAGTGACGATCAGTTTGTAAGATCAATCAGAGAGTTTGCTCGTTTAGCCCAAAAACATGTTCCCGTATATATGTACAGATTTTCTTATGAGGGTGGCCTATGGGGATATCATAACCGAACAATTGCAG GTGTAACTCACAGCGAAGAATTGGGTTATTACTGGCGTTCCAAGCATGACCCAGCTAGTGATCACGATCTCGTCATAAGATCGCGTATGGTAGCTTTGTGGACCAACTTCATCAAACACGG TAATCCAACTCCCACCAACGATcctattttgcaaaatatgaTTTGGAGTCCTCTTGGCAATGATCTTACTTATTTGGACATTGGAGAACACTTAGTTTTGACTAAATCTCCTGAAAAGGACAATATGGCATTCTGGGATGATTTCTATGCAGAATATGGAAACCCTCCCTATGGCACTTACTAA
- the ALiX gene encoding programmed cell death 6-interacting protein produces the protein MAELLSVPLKKPSEVDLVTPLKNLIQSRYSTADKPEDCADAINELAKLRNNAIWKVFEKYESSLEIIYGYYDQLVSLETKIPAQELQVPFKWKDAFDKGSIFGSRISLTIPSLSYEKVCILFNVAALQSAVAAGQSIENDDALKLAAKLFQQSSGIFNHLKSTVMLTIQQDPTPDLNPDVLGALSGLMLAQAQEIFVHKAIHDNMKDSIVAKLASQCEDLYGESLKVFQRENLKHIWEKDWIPLIAGKQAALHAVAEYYQSLVCRNSKLIGEEIARLEQAVALFQTAQQRSGKPSLFQELQHKAQRNLTEVKKDNDFIYHERIPDIKSVDPIGKAQPAKVLPLPQHMSQNFNDLFSELVPVAVHQALAAYDVRKTEIVNAEIGRLRESTTTLNGILASLNLPAAIEVMDGSSGLPPSILEKANAVSQLGGIQELEKMIRELPDALKRNQDILDETDRMLNEEKQADDSLRQQFKERWTRTPSDKLNEMFRSNATKYRQIINNAVEADKVVREKFETHKAGIQLLSQSPSELQAAVPQGSSGNVTNSSAVTALRQLMEEVETIKAERDAIESELKDTNFDMKSVFLSALAKDGAVSEPVLSVENLGQTYGPLQKQVKESVQKQEGLVERIQQAHSQFVQERGSTAGGRESKMCQLAAAHDAFRDLSNNLTEGTKFYNDLTQLLVAFQNKVSDYCFARKTEKEELLKDLTQESSRQATLPTPTQPSYHSGPEVKKEAPPRPPQPAQAPTPQAPPGVPYPVYVQGMPVPYGASTSTPYPSFVPPPMPQGYNPYGTMPYPSSYNYPGGFPAAPGYGQQQQPPPGGYPQQPPSGYQQPPQGGYPPNPW, from the exons ATGGCAGAGTTATTGTCGGTTCCGTTGAAAAAACCGTCAGAAGTTGATTTAGTGACAcctctaaaaaatttaattcaatcaCGATACAGTACGGCAGATAAACCGGAAGATTGTGCCGACGCGATAAACGAGTTAGCAAAGTTGAGAAACAATGCTATTTGGAAAGTCTTTGAAAAGTATGAGAGTTCACTGGAGATTATTTATGG ATATTATGATCAACTTGTATCTCTAGAAACAAAAATTCCGGCACAAGAGCTACAAGTTCCATTTAAATGGAAGGATGCATTTGATAAAGGATCTATTTTTGGATCTAGGATCAGCTTAA cCATTCCATCATTGAGCTATGAAAAAGTTTGTATTTTATTCAATGTTGCTGCTTTACAAAGTGCTGTAGCTGCTGGTCAAAGCATCGAGAATGATGATGCACTTAAATTGGCTGCTAAACTATTTCAA CAATCATCTGGAATCTTCAATCACTTGAAATCTACTGTAATGTTAACAATACAGCAAGACCCTACACCTGATTTAAATCCTGATGTTTTGGGAGCTTTGTCAGGCTTAATGTTGGCACAAGCACAGGAAATTTTTGTTCACAAAGCAATACATG ATAATATGAAGGATTCTATTGTGGCTAAGTTAGCTTCTCAGTGTGAAGATCTTTATGGTGAAAGCTTGAAAGTGTTTCaaagagaaaatttaaaacatataTGGGAAAAAGATTGGATTCCACTG aTTGCAGGAAAACAAGCAGCTCTTCATGCAGTAGCTGAATATTATCAAAGTTTGGTTTGTAGAAATAGCAAGTTGATAGGTGAAGAAATTGCCAGACTAGAGCAAGCAGTTGCGCTTTTTCAAACAGCCCAACAGAGGTCAGGCAAACCATCCCTGTTTCAAGAACTGCAACACAAAGCTCAAAGAAACTTAACTGAAGTAAAAAAAGACAATGATTTTATTTACCATGAAAGAATCCCAGATATTAAGTCTGTGGATCCCATTGGTAAAGCCCAACCAGCTAAAGTGTTACCTCTACCTCAGCACAtgagtcaaaattttaatgatttgttCAGTGAGCTGGTTCCAGTTGCTGTACATCAAGCTTTAGCTGCTTATGATGTCAGAAAAACCGAAATAGTTAATGCGGAAATTGGACGTCTCAGAGAATCTACTACTACACTTAATGG AATCTTAGCTTCATTAAATTTGCCAGCGGCTATTGAAGTTATGGACGGCAGTTCAGGTCTGCCACCTTCAATCTTGGAAAAAGCGAACGCCGTTAGTCAACTGGGTGGCATCCAGGAACTGGAAAAAATGATACGAGAATTGCCTGACGCGTTAAAACGGAACCAAGACATATTGGATGAA ACTGACAGGATGTTAAATGAAGAAAAGCAAGCGGACGACTCTCTGCGTCAACAATTCAAGGAGCGTTGGACCCGAACCCCGTCCGATAAACTCAATGAAATGTTCAGATCAAACGCGACCAAGTACCGGCAAATTATTAATAACGCCGTAGAG GCCGATAAAGTTGTTCGTGAAAAATTCGAAACGCATAAAGCGGGAATTCAATTGTTGAGCCAATCACCAAGTGAATTACAAGCGGCAGTGCCCCAAGGTTCATCCGGTAATGTTACGAATTCGTCAGCGGTCACCGCTTTGCGACAACTAATGGAGGAAGTGGAAACAATAAAAGCAGAAAGAGATGCAATCGAATCCGAATTGAAAGACACCAATTTCGACATGAAGTCAGTGTTCTTGTCGGCGTTAGCTAAAGATGGCGCCGTAAGTGAACCCGTATTGTCTGTGGAAAATCTCGGTCAGACGTACGGACCGCTCCAAAAGCAAGTCAAGGAAAGCGTTCAGAAACAAGAAGGATTGGTAGAGAGGATACAG CAAGCGCATAGTCAATTTGTTCAAGAAAGAGGCTCGACGGCTGGCGGACGTGAAAGTAAGATGTGTCAGTTGGCAGCCGCGCACGATGCGTTCAGAGATTTGTCGAATAATTTAACGGAAGGCACAAAGTTTTACAATGATCTGACTCAGTTGTTGGTAGCTTTCCAAAATAAAGTTTCTGATTATTGCTTCGCGCGTAAAACTGAAAAGGAAGAGTTGCTTAAGGACTTGACACAAGAGTCTAGCAGACAAGCCACGTTGCCCACTCCAACTCAACCGTCGTATCATTCAGGCCCAG aAGTGAAAAAAGAGGCTCCACCGAGGCCACCTCAACCGGCGCAGGCTCCAACTCCGCAAGCTCCGCCCGGAGTACCTTATCCAGTTTATGTGCAAGGAATGCCGGTGCCATATGGAGCTTCAACTTCAACTCCGTACCCGTCGTTTGTACCGCCACCGATGCCACAAGGGTATAATCCGTATGGTACAATGCCGTACCCAA gttCATATAATTATCCGGGTGGATTCCCGGCTGCTCCAGGGTACGGTCAACAACAGCAACCTCCTCCAGGAGGTTATCCACAACAGCCACCTTCTGGATATCAACAACCACCTCAAGGAGGATATCCACCAAATCCGTGGTAG